A region from the Mesorhizobium sp. J8 genome encodes:
- a CDS encoding ABC transporter ATP-binding protein, whose protein sequence is MAEPFLSIQHVRKSYGANTVVQDFSLDVEPGEFVSFLGPSGCGKTTVLRMVAGFEEPSAGKIVVGGKDITRLKPNQRNVGMVFQAYALFPNLTVAQNIAFGLKVAGMAKPDADRRVAEMLDMIKLPQMADRYPYQLSGGQQQRIALARAIAPKPKLLLLDEPLSALDAKVRVSLREEIRSIQKKLGITTIFVTHDQEEALSISDRIAVMYGGKAEQVGTPFEIYNRPATKFVANFVGTLNVLEGKVTDASAGKVQVNAQEVSLKGKLNGSKSGDTLSLALRPEAISLARQPGHDTSLSGEIAEVHFLGSVIRVRVGIGGNTVSLDTFNNSTTPPPVVGEKADISFSSGDMLVLH, encoded by the coding sequence ATGGCCGAGCCATTCCTGTCCATCCAGCATGTGCGAAAGTCCTACGGTGCCAACACCGTGGTGCAGGATTTCAGCCTCGATGTTGAGCCCGGTGAGTTCGTCTCCTTCCTCGGCCCGTCCGGCTGCGGCAAGACGACGGTGCTGCGCATGGTCGCCGGTTTCGAGGAGCCTTCGGCCGGCAAGATCGTGGTCGGCGGCAAGGACATCACGAGGCTGAAGCCTAACCAACGCAATGTCGGCATGGTGTTCCAGGCCTATGCGCTGTTCCCGAACCTGACGGTGGCGCAGAACATCGCCTTTGGCCTCAAGGTGGCCGGCATGGCGAAGCCTGACGCGGATAGGCGTGTCGCCGAGATGCTCGACATGATCAAGCTGCCGCAAATGGCCGACCGCTATCCCTACCAGCTTTCCGGCGGCCAGCAGCAGCGCATCGCGTTGGCGCGCGCCATCGCGCCCAAGCCGAAGCTCTTGCTGCTCGACGAGCCTCTGTCGGCGCTCGACGCCAAGGTGCGCGTGTCGCTGCGCGAGGAAATCCGCTCGATCCAGAAGAAGCTTGGCATCACCACCATCTTCGTCACGCATGACCAGGAAGAGGCGCTGTCGATCTCCGACCGCATTGCGGTTATGTATGGCGGCAAGGCCGAGCAGGTCGGCACGCCGTTCGAGATCTACAACCGGCCGGCGACCAAGTTCGTCGCCAATTTCGTCGGCACGCTCAACGTGCTGGAGGGCAAGGTCACCGACGCGTCCGCGGGCAAGGTGCAGGTCAACGCGCAGGAAGTCTCGCTCAAAGGCAAGCTCAACGGCTCGAAGTCCGGCGACACGCTGTCGCTGGCGCTGCGGCCGGAAGCGATCTCGCTGGCGCGCCAGCCCGGCCACGACACCAGCCTCTCGGGCGAGATCGCCGAGGTGCATTTCCTCGGCTCCGTCATCCGCGTGCGCGTCGGCATCGGCGGCAATACGGTTTCGCTTGACACCTTCAACAATTCGACGACGCCGCCGCCGGTCGTCGGCGAGAAGGCGGACATCTCCTTCTCGTCTGGCGACATGCTGGTCCTGCATTAG
- a CDS encoding cation:proton antiporter, with translation MALFELTLILLLIAVALTALSRRLEIPYPSLLALAGVALAFVPGAPVIEIDPELALALFIAPVLLDAAYDTSLRDLKRYRLSLALLALGAVVFTTAVVAYVGCKMAGLPVAAAIALGAIVAPPDAVAASAVLSQFRVPHRITAILQGESLLNDATALLIYRIAVSAAVGTLMLKDAVPVILLATVGSVVAGYLFGRVSLLTLTRIEDAASSTVVQFAGTFAVWIIADKLGLSAIITIVVYAITIARTAPRRMSARRRVSTYSVWESAVFVLNVLAFVLMGLQARSIVGRLSGDGQGEAFLFAGTVVAVVIVARLVWVMGYVAIIRQFTHPDSEGQKRDAPTFRGAVLVGWCGMRGLVTLVVAIALPADFPGRDPIVLAAFAVVLGTLVLQGMSLKPLLRRLNFERDMTIDREVAEARVAIMQAALDVLNRKTSAAAAVVREQYEAQRRVAENPDDAQAATEYDRLRLYAIKRQRDTLEELRSNGTIGDEAYHRLEEEIDWSELAASPAGSYQPLTTY, from the coding sequence ATGGCCCTCTTCGAGCTCACCCTGATCCTGCTTTTGATTGCCGTCGCGCTGACGGCGCTGTCGCGGCGGCTGGAGATTCCTTATCCTTCATTGCTGGCGCTTGCGGGCGTTGCGCTCGCCTTCGTGCCAGGCGCGCCGGTGATCGAGATCGATCCGGAACTGGCGCTGGCGCTGTTCATCGCGCCGGTGCTTCTCGATGCCGCCTATGACACCTCGCTGCGCGACCTGAAACGCTACCGGCTGTCGCTGGCGCTGTTGGCGCTCGGCGCTGTCGTCTTCACCACCGCGGTCGTAGCCTATGTCGGCTGCAAGATGGCCGGGTTGCCCGTCGCGGCGGCGATCGCGCTGGGCGCTATCGTCGCTCCCCCGGACGCGGTGGCGGCAAGCGCCGTGCTCAGCCAATTCAGGGTACCGCACCGCATCACCGCCATTCTGCAGGGGGAGAGCCTGCTCAACGACGCCACGGCGCTGCTGATCTATCGAATCGCGGTTTCGGCAGCGGTCGGCACGCTCATGCTCAAGGATGCAGTGCCTGTCATCTTGCTTGCAACAGTCGGCAGCGTCGTCGCCGGGTACCTGTTCGGCCGGGTGTCGCTGCTCACGCTGACGCGCATCGAGGATGCGGCAAGCAGCACCGTAGTGCAATTCGCCGGAACCTTCGCCGTCTGGATCATTGCCGACAAGCTCGGCCTTTCCGCCATCATCACCATCGTCGTCTATGCCATCACCATCGCGCGCACCGCACCGCGCCGAATGTCGGCCAGACGCCGTGTCAGCACCTATTCGGTCTGGGAATCGGCGGTGTTCGTGCTCAACGTGCTGGCTTTCGTGCTGATGGGTCTGCAGGCGCGGTCGATTGTCGGCCGGCTCTCCGGCGACGGGCAGGGCGAGGCCTTCCTCTTCGCCGGGACCGTGGTGGCCGTCGTCATCGTGGCACGTCTCGTCTGGGTGATGGGTTATGTTGCGATCATAAGGCAGTTCACGCATCCCGACAGCGAAGGGCAGAAGCGGGATGCGCCGACATTTCGCGGCGCTGTGCTCGTCGGCTGGTGCGGCATGCGCGGGCTGGTGACGCTGGTGGTGGCGATCGCGCTGCCCGCCGACTTTCCCGGCCGCGACCCGATTGTGCTGGCGGCCTTCGCCGTCGTCCTTGGAACGCTTGTGCTGCAGGGCATGAGCCTGAAGCCGTTGCTGCGCCGGCTCAACTTCGAGCGCGATATGACGATCGATCGCGAAGTAGCCGAGGCGCGCGTCGCCATCATGCAGGCCGCGCTCGACGTGCTGAACCGCAAGACCTCGGCCGCTGCCGCCGTCGTGCGCGAACAGTATGAGGCGCAACGCCGGGTCGCCGAAAATCCCGATGACGCGCAGGCCGCGACGGAATACGACCGGTTGCGTCTTTACGCCATCAAGCGGCAGCGCGACACGCTGGAGGAACTGCGCAGCAACGGCACGATCGGCGACGAGGCCTATCACCGGCTGGAAGAGGAGATCGACTGGTCGGAACTGGCGGCGTCGCCCGCGGGGAGCTACCAGCCGCTGACGACTTATTAG
- a CDS encoding EamA family transporter produces MTLFVFLAVLSAAAMHAIWNALVKVHLDRFLSITLMTLGMGAAALVVLPFVEVPKAEVWPFILASVFFHMGYRTFLIGAYKAGDFAQTYPLARGTAPLLSALGGIVMVGEVPAPFAILGIVLLSAGTLVMSFRGGAHLEKLNPRAVGFALGTSIFIASYTLSDGSGARVAATATSYAAWLFVCDAAWALVLCIAFRGPRSLPVLARDWKAGLFTGVLSGAAYWIVMWAMTKAPIASVASLRESSILFAMLISVLALGERMTAWRAAAALGIVAGVAALRMG; encoded by the coding sequence ATGACGCTGTTCGTCTTCCTGGCGGTGCTCTCGGCGGCTGCCATGCACGCGATCTGGAACGCGCTGGTCAAGGTGCATCTCGACCGCTTCCTGTCGATCACGCTGATGACGCTCGGCATGGGCGCCGCGGCGCTTGTGGTGCTGCCCTTCGTAGAGGTGCCGAAGGCCGAGGTCTGGCCATTCATCCTCGCCTCGGTTTTCTTCCACATGGGCTACCGGACATTCCTGATCGGCGCCTATAAGGCGGGCGATTTCGCGCAGACCTATCCGTTGGCGCGCGGCACGGCGCCCCTGCTCTCGGCGCTCGGCGGCATCGTCATGGTCGGCGAGGTCCCGGCGCCGTTCGCCATCCTCGGCATCGTGCTTTTGTCGGCAGGTACGCTGGTCATGTCGTTCCGGGGCGGCGCGCATCTGGAGAAGCTCAATCCGCGCGCCGTCGGTTTCGCGCTCGGCACGTCGATCTTCATCGCCAGTTACACGCTCTCCGACGGCAGCGGCGCGCGGGTCGCGGCGACGGCGACGAGCTACGCCGCCTGGCTGTTCGTCTGCGATGCGGCGTGGGCGCTCGTCTTGTGCATTGCCTTCCGCGGACCGCGGTCGCTTCCGGTGCTGGCGCGCGACTGGAAAGCCGGGCTGTTCACCGGCGTGCTCAGCGGCGCAGCCTACTGGATCGTGATGTGGGCGATGACCAAGGCGCCGATCGCCTCGGTCGCGTCGCTGCGTGAGAGCTCGATCCTGTTCGCCATGCTGATTTCGGTGCTGGCGCTGGGCGAAAGGATGACGGCCTGGCGCGCAGCCGCGGCGCTTGGCATTGTCGCCGGCGTCGCGGCGCTCAGGATGGGCTGA
- a CDS encoding MFS transporter, with protein sequence MNLTTEQKKTVVASFLGWTLDAFDFFLLTFLLTDIAAEFQTDVPAVSKALFLTLATRFIGAFFFGMLADKYGRKPILMLNIVSYSVIGALAAFSPNLGIFLALRALFGIAMGGEWGLGSSLAMESIPPGARGTVSGILQCGYPAGYLLAAVVYGLLYGQKIGDFTFGWRAMFLLSFLPALIVLFIRSHVPESPAFVEGRSQTRPGLLETLRKHWGIALYAVVLMMFFNFFSHGTQDLYPTFLKKQHGFDTHTVSWITIVANIGAIVGGLAFGALSERIGRINAITLACVIALPAIPLWAYTTTPFMLAIGAFIMQVAVQGAWGVIPVHLNELSPGSVRATLPGFIYQAGNLAASYGGPYQAGIAEAPGGSYGYALALFAGVVAVCIIVVIRFSPEKRGQVMTVLG encoded by the coding sequence TTGAACCTCACCACCGAACAGAAGAAAACCGTAGTCGCATCGTTCCTCGGCTGGACGCTCGACGCTTTCGATTTCTTCCTTCTGACTTTCCTGCTCACCGATATTGCCGCTGAGTTCCAGACCGACGTGCCGGCGGTCTCCAAAGCATTGTTCCTGACGCTCGCGACACGCTTCATTGGCGCGTTCTTCTTCGGCATGCTTGCCGATAAATACGGTCGCAAGCCCATCCTGATGCTCAACATCGTCAGCTATTCGGTGATCGGGGCTTTGGCCGCCTTCTCACCCAATCTCGGCATATTCCTGGCGCTGCGCGCGCTGTTCGGCATCGCCATGGGCGGCGAATGGGGCCTGGGCAGCTCGCTCGCCATGGAATCCATTCCGCCCGGCGCGCGCGGCACGGTCTCGGGCATCCTGCAATGCGGCTATCCGGCCGGCTATCTGCTGGCCGCGGTGGTCTACGGCCTGCTCTACGGGCAGAAGATCGGCGACTTCACCTTCGGCTGGCGCGCCATGTTCCTGCTCAGCTTCCTGCCGGCGCTGATCGTGCTGTTCATCCGCTCGCATGTGCCGGAATCGCCGGCCTTCGTCGAAGGCCGCTCTCAGACGCGGCCGGGCCTCCTCGAAACGCTGCGCAAGCACTGGGGCATCGCGCTCTATGCGGTGGTGCTGATGATGTTCTTCAACTTCTTCAGCCATGGCACGCAGGACCTCTATCCGACATTTCTGAAGAAGCAGCACGGCTTCGACACGCACACGGTGAGCTGGATCACCATCGTCGCCAATATCGGCGCGATCGTCGGCGGCCTGGCCTTCGGCGCGCTGTCGGAAAGGATCGGCCGCATCAACGCCATCACGCTCGCTTGCGTGATCGCCCTGCCGGCAATTCCGCTCTGGGCCTACACGACCACGCCCTTCATGCTGGCGATCGGCGCCTTCATCATGCAGGTGGCGGTGCAGGGCGCCTGGGGCGTCATCCCCGTGCATCTCAACGAGCTGTCCCCGGGTTCGGTGCGGGCAACGCTGCCCGGCTTCATCTATCAGGCCGGCAATCTGGCGGCATCCTATGGCGGCCCCTACCAGGCAGGCATCGCCGAAGCGCCGGGAGGCAGCTACGGCTATGCGCTGGCCTTGTTTGCCGGCGTGGTCGCGGTCTGCATCATTGTGGTCATCCGCTTCAGCCCGGAGAAGCGCGGCCAGGTGATGACCGTGCTCGGCTGA
- a CDS encoding endonuclease/exonuclease/phosphatase family protein: MKLISYNIQYGFGSDGRYDLSRAARLVDGADIIALQEVERHWRRTNEDEQPEILSSLLPDYYWAYGPAFDMDASEKRGGRVVNRRRQFGTMVLSKLPIVWSRLHTLPLRRTLRPLNTRNAALECMIRTPAGPVRVLSLHLAHIAAEERLEQIDYLLAEHRRAPSDGGPWSGADDEPQRNWSNGQPEPENPVAAIWLGDFNMEPGSAEYRRIVGNTPYHRGAAYIDGFVDAASVATESGPDFHTHEKIIDGRLAKRRLDHCFVGGMLAGRVRSVSADIGEVASDHFPLRVDIDLETPGIGSDLAGR; the protein is encoded by the coding sequence ATGAAACTGATCAGCTACAACATCCAATACGGCTTCGGCAGCGACGGGCGCTACGATCTTTCCCGCGCCGCCAGGCTGGTGGACGGCGCCGACATCATCGCGTTGCAGGAGGTCGAGCGGCATTGGCGGCGCACCAATGAGGACGAGCAGCCCGAGATCCTGTCGAGCTTGCTGCCCGACTATTACTGGGCCTACGGCCCCGCCTTCGACATGGATGCCAGCGAGAAGCGCGGCGGCCGCGTCGTCAACCGAAGGCGGCAGTTCGGCACGATGGTGCTGTCGAAGCTGCCGATCGTCTGGTCTCGCCTGCACACGCTGCCGTTGCGGCGAACACTGAGGCCGCTCAACACCCGCAACGCGGCGCTGGAGTGCATGATCCGCACGCCGGCGGGACCGGTGCGGGTGCTTTCCCTGCATCTGGCGCATATCGCGGCCGAGGAGCGGCTGGAGCAGATCGATTACTTGCTTGCCGAGCATCGCCGCGCGCCGTCGGACGGCGGTCCCTGGAGCGGCGCCGACGACGAGCCGCAACGCAACTGGTCGAACGGCCAGCCGGAGCCGGAAAACCCGGTGGCGGCGATCTGGCTGGGCGATTTCAACATGGAGCCGGGCAGCGCCGAATACCGGCGCATCGTCGGCAATACCCCCTACCATCGGGGGGCCGCCTATATCGACGGATTCGTCGATGCCGCTTCCGTCGCCACAGAGTCGGGGCCGGACTTCCATACGCACGAAAAGATCATCGACGGCAGGCTGGCGAAACGACGGCTCGATCATTGTTTCGTCGGCGGCATGCTGGCCGGGCGCGTGCGTTCGGTCAGCGCCGATATCGGCGAAGTGGCTTCCGATCATTTTCCGCTTCGGGTCGATATCGATCTGGAAACGCCTGGTATCGGCTCAGACTTGGCGGGCAGGTGA
- a CDS encoding ABC transporter permease, with the protein MKSGKFWAWVTFILGAAYFFIPLIATLEFSMRMKRGEYSFEAYRVVLGDARFQESFTFSVVAAIFTIILGVLLVVPTAYWIRLRLPQLRPVVEFVTLLPLVIPAIVIVFGYIRMYGSSSPLPFLASGFGTNALLVIGYATLALPYMYRAVDTGLRTIDVRTLTEAAQILGAGWTTIIGRVILPNVLIAVLSGAFLTFAIVIGEFTVASLLNRPAFGPYLQNMGANRAYEPAALAIIAFAITWGCMSLIQVLSRFAPKSANRPN; encoded by the coding sequence ATGAAGTCGGGTAAGTTCTGGGCCTGGGTCACGTTCATCCTGGGCGCCGCCTATTTCTTCATTCCGCTGATCGCGACGCTGGAATTCTCCATGCGCATGAAGCGCGGCGAATATTCCTTCGAGGCGTACCGGGTCGTGCTTGGCGATGCGCGCTTCCAGGAATCCTTCACCTTCTCGGTGGTGGCGGCGATCTTCACCATCATCCTGGGCGTGCTTCTGGTGGTGCCTACCGCCTACTGGATACGGCTTCGCCTGCCCCAGCTCAGGCCGGTCGTCGAATTCGTCACGCTGCTGCCGCTGGTAATTCCCGCGATCGTCATCGTGTTCGGCTACATCCGCATGTACGGCTCGAGCTCGCCGCTGCCGTTCCTCGCCAGCGGCTTCGGCACCAATGCGCTGCTCGTCATCGGCTATGCGACGCTGGCGCTGCCTTACATGTACCGGGCCGTCGATACCGGGCTTCGCACCATCGATGTCAGGACGCTCACCGAAGCGGCGCAGATCCTCGGTGCCGGCTGGACGACGATCATCGGACGCGTGATCCTGCCCAACGTGCTGATCGCTGTGCTGTCCGGCGCGTTCCTCACCTTTGCCATCGTCATCGGCGAGTTCACCGTGGCCAGCCTGCTCAACCGCCCGGCCTTCGGTCCGTATCTGCAGAATATGGGCGCCAACCGTGCCTACGAGCCGGCAGCCCTTGCCATCATCGCTTTCGCCATTACCTGGGGCTGCATGTCGCTGATCCAGGTCCTGTCTCGCTTTGCGCCGAAATCGGCGAACCGACCGAATTGA
- a CDS encoding Dabb family protein — protein MIRHCVFVRFRDDVPETERAAIHADLEALRAVIDGMGKVQFSANVSPEPFARGFTHGFTIDFRDAAARGAYLVHEAHQRAGARLVAALDGGTGGLMVIDLEVTQM, from the coding sequence ATGATCCGGCACTGCGTCTTTGTCCGCTTTCGCGACGACGTTCCTGAAACCGAGCGCGCGGCAATCCATGCCGATCTCGAAGCCTTGCGCGCCGTCATCGACGGCATGGGCAAGGTGCAGTTCAGCGCCAATGTCAGCCCCGAGCCTTTCGCGCGCGGCTTCACGCATGGATTCACCATCGATTTCCGCGATGCCGCCGCTCGCGGCGCATATCTGGTGCACGAAGCGCATCAGCGCGCCGGCGCGCGCCTTGTCGCCGCCCTCGATGGCGGCACCGGGGGGCTGATGGTCATCGATCTCGAAGTGACGCAAATGTGA
- a CDS encoding GMC family oxidoreductase yields the protein MADYIIVGAGPAGCVLANRLSEDPGNSVLLLEAGGKDWHPLIHMPAGFAKMTKGIASWGWSTVPQRNMKNRVFWYTQAKVVGGGSSINAQIYTRGNARDYDAWEKEEGLTGWGYRDVLPYFKRAENNQRFANDFHGDQGPLGVSNPISPLPICEAYFRAGQEMGMPFNPDFNGASQEGVGYYQLTQKNARRSSASVAYLKPIGARRNLTVRTDVLVTRVVVEKGRAIGVEVVDRPGGQKSILRAEREVIVSSGAIGSPKLLMQSGIGPADHLKSVGVTPVHDLAGVGSNMQDHLDLFVIAECTGDHTYDNYAKLHRTLWAGLQYLLLKKGPVASSLFETGGFWYADPTAASPDIQFHLGLGSGIEAGVEKLKNPGVTLNSAFLRPRSRGTVRLKSADPADHPLIDPNYWSDPYDRDMSIKGLRLAREIMRQKALQPYVLREVLPGPNLQSDDDLFDYACRTSKTDHHPVGTCRMGHDAMAVVTPDLRLRGIEGLRVCDASVMPRVPSSNTNAPTIMVGEKGADLILGREPLPPAVFKGNQAA from the coding sequence ATGGCTGACTACATCATTGTTGGCGCCGGTCCGGCCGGCTGCGTTCTCGCCAACCGGCTGAGCGAGGATCCGGGCAATTCCGTTCTGCTTCTGGAGGCCGGCGGCAAGGACTGGCATCCGCTGATCCATATGCCGGCGGGCTTCGCCAAGATGACCAAGGGCATCGCCTCCTGGGGCTGGTCGACCGTGCCGCAGAGAAACATGAAGAATCGCGTCTTCTGGTACACGCAGGCCAAGGTCGTTGGCGGCGGCTCGTCGATCAACGCCCAGATCTATACGCGCGGCAACGCCCGCGACTACGACGCTTGGGAGAAAGAGGAAGGACTGACCGGCTGGGGCTACCGCGACGTGCTTCCCTATTTCAAGCGCGCCGAAAACAATCAGCGCTTCGCCAATGATTTCCATGGCGACCAGGGTCCGCTCGGCGTCTCTAACCCGATCTCGCCGCTGCCCATCTGCGAGGCTTATTTCCGCGCCGGCCAGGAAATGGGCATGCCCTTCAACCCCGACTTCAACGGGGCGAGCCAGGAAGGCGTCGGCTATTATCAGCTGACCCAGAAGAATGCGCGGCGCTCATCGGCCTCCGTCGCCTATCTGAAGCCGATCGGCGCCCGCCGGAATCTGACGGTCAGGACCGATGTGCTGGTCACCCGCGTCGTCGTCGAGAAAGGCCGCGCCATCGGCGTCGAGGTGGTTGACAGGCCAGGCGGGCAAAAGTCTATCCTGCGCGCCGAACGCGAAGTGATCGTCTCGTCGGGCGCCATCGGCTCGCCGAAGCTTCTGATGCAGTCGGGTATCGGCCCGGCGGATCATTTGAAGTCGGTCGGCGTCACGCCGGTGCATGACCTGGCCGGTGTGGGCTCCAACATGCAGGACCATCTCGACCTGTTCGTGATCGCCGAATGCACCGGCGACCACACCTATGACAATTACGCCAAGCTGCACCGCACCCTATGGGCGGGGCTGCAGTATCTTCTGCTCAAGAAGGGTCCCGTCGCCTCGAGCCTGTTCGAGACCGGCGGCTTCTGGTACGCCGACCCGACTGCCGCCTCGCCCGATATCCAGTTCCATCTCGGCCTCGGCTCCGGCATCGAGGCCGGCGTCGAGAAGCTGAAGAACCCGGGCGTCACGCTCAACTCCGCCTTCCTGCGCCCGCGCTCGCGCGGCACGGTGCGGTTGAAGAGCGCCGACCCTGCCGACCATCCGCTGATCGACCCGAACTACTGGTCCGATCCCTACGATCGCGACATGTCGATCAAGGGTCTCAGGCTGGCGCGCGAGATCATGCGCCAGAAGGCGCTTCAGCCCTATGTGCTGCGCGAGGTGCTTCCGGGTCCGAACCTGCAGAGCGACGATGACCTTTTCGACTATGCCTGCCGCACGTCCAAGACCGATCATCACCCCGTCGGCACCTGCCGCATGGGCCATGATGCCATGGCGGTGGTGACACCCGACCTCAGGCTGCGTGGCATCGAAGGTCTCCGCGTCTGCGACGCTTCGGTGATGCCGCGCGTCCCCTCCTCCAACACCAACGCGCCCACCATCATGGTCGGTGAAAAGGGCGCCGACCTGATCCTCGGCCGAGAGCCGCTGCCGCCGGCCGTGTTCAAGGGCAACCAGGCGGCGTGA